AGAGAGGGGGATCAACAAAGTAAACAAGGCCGAGATGAAATCCACCGTCTCGGCAAGGCGCCGCTGGGCGCACGAGAGGTTGAGCAGCGGGCTGATGTCACAGAAGAAGTGGTTGATGACCCCAGGCCCACAGaaggagagctgggaaatgaAGGAGACCTTGAGCACAGCTATGAGGAAGCCAAGCAGCCAGGAGGCCACggccagctgcaggcaggccctGTGGCCCATGGCGAGGGCGTAGTGCAGCGGGGCGCAGATGGCCACGTAGCGGTCGTAGGCCATGGCAGCCAGCAGGACACACTCAGTGCACACCAGGGCGATGAAAAAGTACAGCTGGGCCATGCAGTTCATGAGGGAAATGTTCTTGTTCCTCACCACCAAGGTGAGCAGCAGCTTGGGAACGGTGACTGAGATGTAGCAGGCCTCAAGGAAAGCGAGGTGGCCCAGGAAAAAGTACATGGGCTTGTGGAGCTGGGGGTGGGTGATGATCAGAGTGATGATGACCATGTTCTCGGTGACAGTCAGCAAATACACAGCCAGGAAAATGACaaacagcacagcctgcagctctctgctggtGGGGAATCCCAGGAGGATGAACTCATGGATGTGGGTATCATTTTCTTGTGCCATGATGACCTTGAAGACATGGAATGTTGTGGTATTTACATTTTCTAAGAAATCCCTTTGCTCagcatttttctcctgagaagctgagaagcctcagagaaaaaggaaaacaataattattttatctgcttctcctgtgttttgctcatctggaatgtgtttggaaatTGTTTActcacaggtgattgtttcattggattctggtgtgagttgttttgactcattggccaatcagtgccaagctgtgtcgagaCTCTAAAAAGAAtgatgagttttcattattatctttttagcatttggTAAGTATACTTTctgtataatataatataatataatgtaacaTGATGTattgtaatataatataatataatataatataatataatataatataatataatataatataatataatataatataatataatataatataataataaattagccttctgagaacatggagtcagattcatcattcctccctgccacgaAAATCCCTGCAAATACAGTAGAATGTATGAGgagcaaaaaggaaagaaataaggGAACATTTTGTATTATCTCCCCCAAGCATCCTCTTCACGCCTGACTTTCAAATACACAGTTTAACTAGACATTCCACACCAGTTATTTAATTGACATTCCTTATTATTTAACCATTCCTTATTATTTAACTTctgaattctatttttttttttgtggcctACAGCAGGATTGGTGATTCAGATCCTGCCTCCAAGAAAATATTTGGGCTTCACTGAATTCTTCACAGACCTTATCTTCACTTAAAACACAGTCAGAGGGGAAGAGACAACGTTATTAAATGTGTATTTGATCTCAGTTTGAGCTACCCCGCAGACAAGCACAGTCCTGCACTCATGCACAGCAAACTTGGCTTGAGCTGTTTCACATCTCCCTTGCTCCTGAAtatttgcagaagaaaataagtGTTTGTTCTCCCACACAGAGCACTTTCAATAAGTTTGCTAGGGTTAAGGGATTtatggatttggggttttcttacGAAATTGGAAAGGACCTGTGCAGCTGAaaatttctctcattttcaaTGGATTGACTAAAATAGGCCACTTCTCCCCCAGATAACAGTTTTTACATAGTTTTAGGCTACAATAATTAAAGTAGCCATCCATCATTTCTCTTTTGCATTAATTGATAGAATTAATCCtaatttttcacaaaatacCTGAAGTTTGATGTTTATGCCTCTTATTTCCACTTCTTAGGGAAGATTTCAAACAACTTTTTTTATCTATTCCTGCACATTCCTATCCAATACTCATCTGACTTTCTTGAATGATATTCAGTATTTGttattcacaaaatatttttcatataaagcattaagagaaaaaaaatccatttatgtcctgaagagaaggaaatatatatttttgtgatATCATTATTCATTTGTCTTTgggtttcaaaatatttatttcaaattaggatttttctctttcatatgGATAATCTGTGTAGAATCAATCTGATTACATAATTACTTATTTCATTACAAGTGCATCACTGCTTCCAGATAATAAAGTGACAGAATACTAAATACAATTTCATTTCTAAGGATGGCTTTCACATCTCCCAGCCTTCCATGAGATTTAAGCTGTGGTAAATTCTGACAGGAAGGGCGGGTAACTCATTTTCCAGTGTAGCCAGTAGAGATTCAAGCAGTACAAGGGAAAACCCTAGTTTAAGTGATTTAGCATGCTGTACAATACAAACCATAATTGAAAAGTGCCTGAACCAAAAGGAtatcaaaaagagaaaagaaaaattatagtTCCCCattctatttaaaaattccAGATCTACTTTAAAGTACCTTAGGATATTGACTGGCAgtactttcattttaaattaaaataatttaaactgtCAGAACTGACTGACactacttttaattttaaaagggtGATTAACTGGAGCATTTCAGGTTCCTGCCCTCAACTAACAGATCACTCTCAGgtggcacagaaagaaaatttccatGTTTCAAGAATGAAGCTTTTCAATGTAAAaataatgatgatttttttacATTCTAGTCCACTGAAAGTAGAATAGAAATGCCTTTTTTACCACATAAACATGCTCAGAAGCACTGCTATTGCATAGAAAACACAGAGACAGAGTGAGGGAAAGGTTATATTTAACTTATACTCTCAACAGAGGttgtaagatttttaaaagcacataaAGTACAATAAGAAATTTCCATATTTCTGGTCT
The DNA window shown above is from Molothrus aeneus isolate 106 chromosome 28, BPBGC_Maene_1.0, whole genome shotgun sequence and carries:
- the LOC136567168 gene encoding olfactory receptor 6B1-like, with the protein product MAQENDTHIHEFILLGFPTSRELQAVLFVIFLAVYLLTVTENMVIITLIITHPQLHKPMYFFLGHLAFLEACYISVTVPKLLLTLVVRNKNISLMNCMAQLYFFIALVCTECVLLAAMAYDRYVAICAPLHYALAMGHRACLQLAVASWLLGFLIAVLKVSFISQLSFCGPGVINHFFCDISPLLNLSCAQRRLAETVDFISALFTLLIPLSVIIVSYTCIIRTVLLIPKAQNRKKAFSTCASHLAVVIIFFSATLFMYARPRSAGSRDLNKLVSIIYTIVTPMLNPCIYCLRNQEVKDTLLKVLFSRTALSRVSASDH